In the genome of Synechococcus sp. UW179A, the window CTACTTGAGCTGGAAAAAGAGAATCCAGTTGTCGATCAAAACAATTAATGGACCAGCCAATCCAGGCGCACCTCAGCTATCAACATCTTCCGCCGTGACATCAATCGTGACGGAACTAGCAGGAGTGGAATCATTTTCAGCCTGCGATCTGGAAGCCTCAGCTGGATCGACTGTTGAGAATGCAGACCCACAGACAGCACAGACTGGGGTTGCTTGCAAGGAGGCTGAACCGCAGTTGGGACAAACCTGCATTCGGCTTTGCAGCACCTTCCAGCCAATCCAACCCAAACCACCAAGAATCACAGGAAGCGCAAGCAGGACCAGGGCAACTCCGCCGAGCACATCGATCAATGCCCTGCCAACTGGCGTCGGCAGCAATAGCAGCAGGGCCACAAGCCAAACCAGAGGAGGCAGTCGACCCATTTCAACCCAGACCAAGTGACTGATGGATTTCTATGATCGTTGATCCACGTCAGTCTTGGACAGCTTGAAAGAACGGATCACCGCCCTTCTTAATACGCATGTTGGCTAACTCCACACTCCAACACTGTCCGAAATAAATCACAACACCAACCATCCAGATCCATAATGTCAACACGAGAACTCCACCAATAACTCCATAAGCCTGAAATCGCGCTCCCAGCGAAAAAATACTTCGGCTGACAGCAAGATTGAGGATTGTCAGCAAAAAACCGATCAGCAAAGAGCCAGGAATCAGCGGTAAAAAAGGGACTTTTCGACTAGGAAGAAGGAATTGCAGCAACAAAGCCATTCCTGAAAAACCCATAAAAGGAATCAGCAACCGACCAAACTGAATCACCGGCAAATCAGGAAAAATATCAGTCAGCCATGGGAAAGAGCGTGTTAATTCATCAACAAAAGCCGCCGGCACCATTCGCAGATTGGCACTGATTTGATCGACAACGATCAGAAGGCCTATGAGAATCACAACGAAAAAAGCTTCTATTCTCACCCGCACAAAACGATAAGCCTGAGCCCCAAACGGCAAAGCATCAGGCAATGGCTGCAGAACATCACGCCATAAACGGTCCGCTCCACGCTGCAATGTCAAATAAACATTCCCAGCAGTCACCAGCAGAACGGCTGCACCGAGAAGACCAGCTCCAAATCCTTGTGAAACAAGCTTTTGAAGAGTCTGGCGAATAATCTCAATCGCAGGCGGTGGCAGCACACCACTTGCGTAGATCAGAATCTGATCATCCAGGTTTGGCTGCCGTCCAAGCAGCCAGGACGTCAAAGACAATGAAATCAGCAGAATCGGGAATATTGACTGGAGAGTGTAATAAGCAAAAGCTGCACTGAGATCAACACAATCAGAAGATGCCCAACGCAGATAAGCCCTCCACAGAGAGCGGCAAATCTGACGAATCGACAG includes:
- a CDS encoding YihY/virulence factor BrkB family protein; the encoded protein is MAKMLSIRQICRSLWRAYLRWASSDCVDLSAAFAYYTLQSIFPILLISLSLTSWLLGRQPNLDDQILIYASGVLPPPAIEIIRQTLQKLVSQGFGAGLLGAAVLLVTAGNVYLTLQRGADRLWRDVLQPLPDALPFGAQAYRFVRVRIEAFFVVILIGLLIVVDQISANLRMVPAAFVDELTRSFPWLTDIFPDLPVIQFGRLLIPFMGFSGMALLLQFLLPSRKVPFLPLIPGSLLIGFLLTILNLAVSRSIFSLGARFQAYGVIGGVLVLTLWIWMVGVVIYFGQCWSVELANMRIKKGGDPFFQAVQD